The following are encoded together in the Gopherus evgoodei ecotype Sinaloan lineage chromosome 17, rGopEvg1_v1.p, whole genome shotgun sequence genome:
- the NOS2 gene encoding nitric oxide synthase, inducible — translation MLCPFQFLFRPQTGRNASPKEDINNNVEQAVLKVHSFTKEEATKLNDLNSKQDEMPRIITAGEKPPQNGIRPMNQISGCPRHLKIKNWENGTSFHDTLHQTAKGVLNCKAKACQGALMNPKGLVKGPRDSPVPPEEILPQAIEFINQYYNSFKEPQPEEHQQRMQSVTEEIETTGTYQLTKDELIFATKQAWRNAPRCIGRIQWSNLQVFDARNCTTAKEMFEHICCHLKYATNNGNIRSAITVFPQRTDGKHDFRLWNGQLIRYAGYQMPDGSILGDPATVEFTQLCIELGWKPKYGRFDVVPLILQANGQDPEIFELPPELVLEVSMEHPKYEWFKELDLKWYALPAVANMLLEVGGLEFTACPFNGWYMGTEIGVRDFCDVQRYNILKEVGRRMGLETNKLSSLWKDRAVIEINVAVLHSFQKQNVTIMDHHSAAESFMKYMQNEYRLRGGCPADWVWLVPPISGSITPVFHQEMLNYVLTPFYYYQVDAWKTHVWHDEKRRPKKREIKFSVLAKAAFFASTLMRKTTAARTRATVIYATETGKSETLANNLCALFNCAFNTKVLCMDEYKLSDLEKETLLLVVTSTFGNGDSPGNGKKLKNALLTLKKLNKKFRYAVFGLGSTMYPEFCAFAHAIDQKLAQLGAMPLTQTGEGDELNGQEEAFRTWAVNAFKTACETFDIRGKNTIQLPKVYTSNETWNPKNYRIAHDSQPLDLSKALGNIHAKDVIPMKLKFRQNLQSLKSSRVTILLKLSCETNQEVHYLPGEHVGIFPGNQQELVSGIIEHIKDAPPTDQTIRLETCNDGGYWTSDKKIPPCTLSQALTYFLDVTTPPSQHLLKKLSQLATEEGDKHRLEVLCHVSEYNKWKFFNSPTILEVLKEFPSTQISTSFLLTQLPLLKPRYYSISSSGDMTPREIHLTVAVVNYRTRDGQGPLHHGVCSTWLNTIDLRETVPCFVRSASGFQLPKDPAKPCILIGPGTGIAPFRSFWQQRLYDLEKKGIKGSGMTLLFGCRQPDMDHLYREETQEMKRKGVLKEVYTAYSRQPGQAKVYVQDILQSKLEAEVHQVLHEDEGHLYICGDVRMARDVAQTLKEMFTKKLKLTEEQAEAYIFQLKSQKRYHEDIFGAMVPHEGKRNASTLKPTSPRTTQHLMF, via the exons ATGCTGTGCCCTTTTCAGTTCCTATTCAGACCCCAAACAGGTCGGAACGCTTCCCCCAAAGAGGATATAAACAATAATGTGGAACAAGCAGTCCTGAAGGTTCACAG CTTCACGAAAGAAGAAGCCACCAAGCTAAATGATCTGAACAGCAAACAGGACGAGATGCCACGCATCATAACTGCAGGAGAG AAACCTCCGCAGAATGGCATCCGACCCATGAACCAAATATCTGGGTGTCCGaggcatttaaaaattaaaaactgggAAAATGGAACCAGCTTTCACGACACGTTGCACCAGACGGCAAAGGGG GTTCTCAACTGCAAGGCCAAGGCATGCCAGGGTGCCCTCATGAACCCCAAAGGCTTGGTGAAAGGCCCCAGAGACAGCCCAGTCCCACCTGAAGAGATTTTACCCCAGGCGATAGAATTCATCAATCAATATTACAATTCATTTAAAGA GCCACAGCCAGAAGAACATCAGCAGCGAATGCAATCAGTAACCGAAGAGATAGAAACGACAGGAACCTATCAGCTGACGAAAGATGAACTCATTTTTGCTACCAAACAGGCCTGGAGAAACGCTCCAAGATGCATCGGGAGAATACAATGGTCCAACTTACAG GTGTTTGATGCACGTAACTGTACTACAGCCAAGGAAATGTTTGAACATATCTGTTGTCATCTTAAATACGCCACAAACAATGGAAACATCAG ATCGGCCATCACGGTCTTCCCTCAGAGGACTGATGGGAAACACGATTTCCGTCTGTGGAATGGCCAACTCATCCGATATGCTGGGTACCAAATGCCAGATGGCTCCATCTTGGGAGACCCAGCTACTGTGGAGTTTACACAG TTGTGCATCGAGCTTGGGTGGAAGCCCAAATATGGCCGCTTTGATGTCGTTCCACTGATTCTTCAAGCAAACGGCCAAGACCCGGAAATATTTGAACTGCCACCAGAACTTGTCCTTGAAGTGTCAATGGAACATCCAAA gtaTGAATGGTTTAAGGAACTCGATTTGAAGTGGTACGCGCTGCCTGCCGTGGCCAACATGCTGCTTGAAGTGGGGGGCCTGGAATTTACTGCTTGCCCTTTTAACGGCTGGTACATGGGGACCGAGATAGGCGTGCGAGACTTCTGTGACGTACAACGCTACAATATCCTGAAG GAAGTAGGGAGAAGGATGGGTCTGGAAACCAACAAACTTTCCTCGTTATGGAAAGATCGAGCGGTGATAGAGATTAATGTTGCTGTGCTTCATAGTTTCCAA AAGCAGAACGTCACCATCATGGATCACCACTCCGCAGCGGAGTCTTTCATGAAGTACATGCAGAACGAGTACCGCCTTCGAGGAGGGTGCCCAGCTGACTGGGTCTGGCTCGTGCCTCCGATATCAGGCAGCATCACCCCCGTGTTTCACCAGGAGATGCTGAACTACGTCCTCACACCTTTCTACTATTACCAG GTGGATGCTTGGAAAACACATGTCTGGCACGATGAGAAACGCAGGCCAAAGAAAAGGGAGATCAAATTTAGTGTTTTGGCGAA GGCTGCGTTCTTTGCATCTACATTGATGCGGAAAACGACAGCAGCCAGGACCAGGGCAACCGTGATCTATGCAACGGAGACTGGGAAATCTGAAACGCTGGCCAACAACCTGTGCGCCTTGTTCAATTGCGCCTTCAACACCAAG GTCCTCTGCATGGATGAATACAAGCTCAGTGACCTGGAAAAAGAAACCCTCCTTCTAGTGGTGACCAGCACTTTTGGAAATGGTGACTCTCCAGGCAACGGAAAG AAACTGAAGAATGCCCTGCTCACTTTGAAAAAGCTGAACAAAAAATTCAG ATATGCTGTGTTTGGCCTGGGGTCAACCATGTATCCAGAGTTTTGTGCCTTCGCTCACGCCATTGACCAAAAACTTGCACAGTTAGGTGCCATGCCGCTCACCCAAACAGGTGAAGGGGACGAACTCAATGGGCAGGAAGAAGCCTTTCGCACCTGGGCAGTGAATGCATTCAAG actGCCTGTGAGACTTTTGACATCCGTGGAAAAAATACTATTCAGTTACCCAAGGTTTACACCTCAAATGAAACCTGGAATCCCAAGAATTACAGGATAGCACATGACTCTCAGCCTTTGGACTTGAGTAAag cactTGGAAACATACATGCAAAAGATGTGATTCCCATGAAGCTCAAGTTCAGACAGAATCTGCAAAGTTTAAAATCCAG TCGTGTCACCATCTTACTTAAGCTTTCCTGTGAGACTAATCAGGAAGTGCACTATCTGCCTGGAGAACATGTCGGGATTTTCCCAGGCAACCAGCAAGAATTAGTCAGTGGCATCATTGAGCACATTAAGGATGCACCACCAACTGATCAGACCATCAGACTGGAAACCTGCAATGATG GTGGCTACTGGACCAGTGACAAGAAAATTCCGCCCTGCACACTTTCCCAGGCCCTGACGTATTTCCTGGATGTCACTACACCACCCTCCCAACATCTGCTAAAAAAACTCTCCCAGCTGGCAACAGAGGAAGGAGACAAACACAGACTGGAAGTCTTATGTCATGTGAGT GAGTACAACAAGTGGAAGTTTTTCAACAGCCCCACCATTTTGGAGGTACTGAAAGAGTTTCCTTCCACCCAAATCTCCACGTCTTTTTTACTGACTCAGCTGCCTTTGCTGAAACCCCGATACTATTCCATTAGCTCTTCAGGGGACATGACGCCCAGAGAGATCCATTTGACAGTCGCAGTGGTCAACTACAGGACAAGGG ACGGTCAAGGTCCTTTGCACCATGGTGTTTGCAGCACATGGCTGAATACGATAGATCTCAGGGAGACAGTGCCATGCTTTGTGCGCAG TGCCAGTGGATTCCAGCTTCCGAAGGACCCCGCCAAGCCCTGCATTCTGATTGGCCCGGGGACAGGAATTGCTCCATTCAGAAGCTTCTGGCAGCAACGCCTCTATGACTTAGAAAAGAAAG GAATTAAAGGCAGCGGCATGACATTGTTGTTTGGCTGCCGGCAGCCAGACATGGATCATCTCTACAGAGAAGAAACtcaagaaatgaaaagaaaaggagTGCTGAAAGAGGTCTACACAGCCTACTCCCGGCAACCCGGCCAAGCTAAA GTCTATGTTCAAGACATTCTTCAAAGCAAGCTGGAGGCAGAAGTGCACCAAGTCTTACATGAAGATGAAGGGCATTTGTACATCTGCGGGGATGTGCGCATGGCCAGGGACGTCGCCCAGACCTTGAAGGAGATGTTCACAAAGAAATTGAAGCTGACGGAGGAACAGGCTGAAGCCTACATCTTCCAGCTGAAG AGCCAAAAGCGATACCATGAGGACATATTTGGGGCTATGGTTCCACATGAGGGCAAGAGAAATGCAAGCACTTTGAAACCCACCAGCCCAAGAACCACTCAACATTTAATGTTTTAG